One Kushneria konosiri genomic window, AAAACCTGCCGTTTCTCACCCAGAGTGTCTGTCAGGCGCTATGCGATCATCCAGACATGCACTTCATGGTGGTCGGTGATGGTGACGAGCGGGATGCCATCCTGACCCGGGCCCATCAGATGGGGGTGGGTGAGCGGGTGCATCTCACCGGCGTGCTCAAGGGGCAGTCGCTGATCGATGCCTATCACGCCATGGACAGTTTTGCCTTTGCCTCCTTCAGTGAAACCCAGGGGATGGTGGTGGTGGAGGCGATGGCCGCAGGCCTGCCAGTAGTGGCACTTGATGCCACCGGTGTGCGCGAGGTGCTTTCTCATGAGCGCAACGGATTGCTGTTGCCGGAGCAGGATGAGCAGGCGTTTGCCCGGGCGCTGGGGAGTCTTTCGGACCCGCAGCGCTGTCAGAGCCTGCGTCAGGGTGCGCTGGAGACGGCTTCGAAGTTTGATACCTGCAAGTGCGCCGATCAGTGTCTGGCGGTCTATGAGCGCCTGCTGGCGGCCCATCAGACCCGAAAGGCATCATCAAACGGTGACCAGACGACCTGGGATCAGGCGCGCGCCCGACTGGAGGCAGAGTGGAATCTGCTGTGTCATCGCGGCACGGTACTGCGCCGTGTCTTCGGTGGCTCAAAGCGGGTAGCGCCGCGCATGCGTCCGGCGCCGCCGACCGGGCAAAGGGTGCCGCTGGTCGAGGGCAGCCTGACGCCGCTGACCCAAGGACACCATTTTCAACCCGGTAGCGCCACCTCGATCACCCCGGGGGAAGTGACCCTGATGCAGCTTCGCGATGACCTGGAGGGCAACGTACCTGCCTCCGGCGTCAAGAAGACCTGAGACCACGACGCCGACCGTATCAGGCCTGCTGTCGGTGTCGTGAGATCCAGCGAAAGACAAGACCCAGTACGACCACGCCTGCGACTGCAATGACCAGCCAGAGAAGATCATCCAGACTGCGCGAGCGGATCAGCTCGCCCAGTCGGCTGCCCGCGACCGTGACGGCCGCCAGCCCCGGCAGAATGCCGATGACCGAGCCGACCATGTAGACCCCATAGGGCATTCGGCAGGCGCCGGCGATCATGTTGGTGAAAGTGAACGGGGCGAGTGGCAGCAGGTTGAAGACAATCATGGTTCGAATGCCATGACGCGAGACGCTGTCGGCCAGGCGATGAATACGATCGCCGCCGTAGCGGGTCAGAATCTCACGCCCCAGCGCTCGGCCCAGAAGCCAGGTCGCCGTTGACGCGACCATGGTGCCCGAAAGCGCATAGAAAAGCCCCCACCAGGGACCAAAGATCAGCCCGGTTGCCCCCACCAGAATCGTCAGCGGAAACATGATCAGGCTGCCAATCATGTAGGTCAGCATCAGCACTGGCGGTGCCCACCATGATTCGCGCAGACTCATGGTTTCACCCAGCCACTGCTCGAGCTTTTCAGCCGTAATGGCATCACCCATGGCAAGCCACTGCCAGAAACCGCCCATCGCCAGCATGAGCACAATTACAATAATGACAAGCCACACACGCCTGGTCATGACAACGCCGTCCGCAGCCAGAGAAGGGCCACGAGTCTAGTCAGGCCGGACAGGCGCATCAACCGGTGCGATGACGATAATGTGACAGTGCTGTCATGAACGCGCGGCCTCATGCCAGCATCAGCACAGTTTTGGGTCTCACCAAAACGTTTGATGCCAGCACGTTGCCACCATGAAAAGCCCCGGTCAGGACGACTGATCGTTTGATGGAGAAAATCGTGACTCGTCTACCGCCGCTGGCCTGGATGCAGGCCTTTGAAGCTTCGGCCCGTCACTTGAGCTTTACCGCCGCCGGTGTAGAACTTGGCGTCTCACAATCGGCAATCAGTCAGCGTATTCGATTGCTTGAAGATCGTCTCGGACAATCCCTGTTCATTCGTCATTCACAGCGCATTTCGCTGACGGATGCCGCCCGGGCCTGGTTGCCCGGCCTGCAGACGGCCTTCTCACAGCTGTCCATGGGCACTGCGGAAGTCTTTGGGCCGGTCAGTAACGCGCCTGTCATTTTAAGAGCAACGCCGGGGGTTCAGCAGTACTGGCTGGCACCTCGGCTGGCGGCTTTTCATCGCCAGCATCCAGAGATCGAACTGCAGGTGGTGACCGCCATCTGGTCACAGCAGTTTGGCACTCTCGATGCCGACATCGAAATTCGATATGGCCTGGGAGACTGGCAGGATGTTCAGATGCAATCGCTGGGTCATGAGGTCATGACGCCGATCTGTGCCCCGCAGGTAGCAGCCATGCTGGAAACCCCCGAGGATCTGGCAGGGCAGACCCTGTTGCATGCTACCGGGTTTTCCGCGGGTTGGGCCGGCTGGCTGGAAGCCGCAGGGGTTGGACATCTGACTACCCATGCGCGCCGGCTGGTCTGTGATACGCAGATCATGACGCTGCGCCTGGCTGCCTGTGGGTGCGGTGTGGCACTGGCGCACCGTCGTCTTCTTGAAGAAGATGATCCGGCGCTGGTCATGCCCTTCGAGGCCACTTTGCCTACCCGGGAAGGGTTCTGGCTGGTGCGACCAGAAGAGCGCACCCTGCATCAAAACGCCGGGCTTTTATGGCAGTGGCTGGCCCGCGAGGCAAGCGGGCCTGCCTGACGGGGCTAGCGTCCGACGCTGAC contains:
- a CDS encoding glycosyltransferase, whose protein sequence is MNILMFTNTYSPIVGGVSESVQRFVECFRASGHRVLVVAPTLDGQPDTETDVIRVPAMQRFNGSDFSLPVTIPGSLDDAIRDFAPDIVHSNHPFLLGDTAVRVAQGRGLPLVFTHHTLYEHYTHYVPGNSPVMQRFALALSNGYSALCDTVIAPSDSIRDILRERGVKTALEVVPSGVDIERFSSGNRHHWRSHFGIDDHAHVVGHVGRLAQEKNLPFLTQSVCQALCDHPDMHFMVVGDGDERDAILTRAHQMGVGERVHLTGVLKGQSLIDAYHAMDSFAFASFSETQGMVVVEAMAAGLPVVALDATGVREVLSHERNGLLLPEQDEQAFARALGSLSDPQRCQSLRQGALETASKFDTCKCADQCLAVYERLLAAHQTRKASSNGDQTTWDQARARLEAEWNLLCHRGTVLRRVFGGSKRVAPRMRPAPPTGQRVPLVEGSLTPLTQGHHFQPGSATSITPGEVTLMQLRDDLEGNVPASGVKKT
- a CDS encoding TVP38/TMEM64 family protein; protein product: MTRRVWLVIIVIVLMLAMGGFWQWLAMGDAITAEKLEQWLGETMSLRESWWAPPVLMLTYMIGSLIMFPLTILVGATGLIFGPWWGLFYALSGTMVASTATWLLGRALGREILTRYGGDRIHRLADSVSRHGIRTMIVFNLLPLAPFTFTNMIAGACRMPYGVYMVGSVIGILPGLAAVTVAGSRLGELIRSRSLDDLLWLVIAVAGVVVLGLVFRWISRHRQQA
- a CDS encoding LysR substrate-binding domain-containing protein, which gives rise to MTRLPPLAWMQAFEASARHLSFTAAGVELGVSQSAISQRIRLLEDRLGQSLFIRHSQRISLTDAARAWLPGLQTAFSQLSMGTAEVFGPVSNAPVILRATPGVQQYWLAPRLAAFHRQHPEIELQVVTAIWSQQFGTLDADIEIRYGLGDWQDVQMQSLGHEVMTPICAPQVAAMLETPEDLAGQTLLHATGFSAGWAGWLEAAGVGHLTTHARRLVCDTQIMTLRLAACGCGVALAHRRLLEEDDPALVMPFEATLPTREGFWLVRPEERTLHQNAGLLWQWLAREASGPA